The proteins below come from a single Agromyces flavus genomic window:
- a CDS encoding ABC transporter substrate-binding protein has product MKLRTRTIAPATRRLTLSLAAVSAAALALSGCGVGGGENASGTDELTVVVEGGGLAELQPIADAYKEETGTKVTLVELPYDGLYDRISSELSSGQVSFDVAALDAIWLSAFADGVTPLDDLFTDDVKSDLFPGLVSEAQVNDAFVGMPVWTNSEILFYRTDLFEDPAEQAAFQEKYGYELAPPTDWEQYRDVAEFFTRDTDGDGQVDLYGTDVKGAVETEWLATVSQAGEEHMVLDAESGEVTIDDAEHLEALDYYTSLLPFAPSGAAQLDWAGAQNLFYQGQLAMMRFWGHAYTGTPEDSVVKDSIGAAPMIAGPGGIAGVPGAWYLSVPTATDKQEEAKDFIAYAYEHNELSMDSWLGLAARISAFESKQGEEGKEHYAALLETLNAPQTLARPATPQWQEIVDTVLTPLLQKAVEPGADNAALLAEAKAQIEAIVE; this is encoded by the coding sequence ATGAAGCTTCGCACCCGCACCATTGCGCCCGCCACGCGCCGTCTCACCCTCTCGCTCGCCGCCGTGAGCGCCGCCGCCCTCGCGCTCTCCGGCTGCGGCGTCGGCGGGGGCGAGAACGCGTCGGGCACCGACGAGCTCACGGTCGTCGTCGAAGGCGGCGGACTCGCCGAGCTGCAGCCGATCGCCGACGCCTACAAGGAGGAGACCGGCACCAAGGTGACGCTCGTCGAGCTGCCGTACGACGGCCTCTACGACCGCATCTCGTCCGAGCTGTCCTCGGGCCAGGTGTCGTTCGACGTCGCGGCGCTCGACGCGATCTGGCTCAGCGCCTTCGCCGACGGCGTCACGCCGCTCGACGACCTCTTCACCGACGATGTGAAGTCCGACCTCTTCCCCGGCCTCGTGAGCGAGGCGCAGGTGAACGACGCGTTCGTCGGCATGCCCGTGTGGACCAACTCCGAGATCCTCTTCTACCGCACCGACCTCTTCGAGGATCCGGCCGAGCAGGCGGCGTTCCAGGAGAAGTACGGCTACGAGCTCGCGCCCCCGACCGACTGGGAGCAGTACCGCGACGTCGCCGAGTTCTTCACGCGCGACACCGACGGCGACGGACAGGTCGACCTCTACGGCACCGACGTGAAGGGTGCCGTCGAGACGGAGTGGCTCGCGACGGTCTCGCAGGCCGGCGAGGAGCACATGGTGCTCGACGCCGAGAGCGGCGAGGTCACGATCGACGACGCCGAGCACCTCGAGGCGCTCGACTACTACACGAGCCTGCTGCCCTTCGCACCCTCGGGCGCCGCACAGCTCGACTGGGCCGGCGCGCAGAACCTCTTCTACCAGGGCCAGCTCGCGATGATGCGGTTCTGGGGCCACGCGTACACGGGCACGCCCGAGGACTCGGTGGTCAAGGACAGCATCGGCGCGGCCCCGATGATCGCGGGTCCCGGCGGCATCGCGGGCGTTCCGGGCGCCTGGTACCTGTCGGTGCCGACGGCGACCGACAAGCAGGAGGAGGCGAAGGACTTCATCGCCTACGCCTACGAGCACAACGAGCTCTCGATGGACTCGTGGCTCGGCCTCGCCGCGCGCATCTCGGCCTTCGAGTCGAAGCAGGGCGAGGAGGGCAAGGAGCACTACGCCGCCCTGCTCGAGACGCTGAACGCGCCGCAGACCCTGGCCCGCCCGGCGACGCCGCAGTGGCAGGAGATCGTCGACACCGTGCTCACGCCGCTGCTGCAGAAGGCGGTGGAGCCGGGCGCCGACAACGCCGCGCTCCTCGCCGAGGCGAAGGCCCAGATCGAGGCGATCGTCGAGTAA
- a CDS encoding carbohydrate ABC transporter permease — MLPAAIFLAVFVGWPLVKFVTDSFFEISPIAGGPREFVGFENYATAFGSEAFQEAAWRTVVYTVIVVTAEFVLGLAVALLFTSLGRRSNAFRTLFMYPLMIAPVVAGLLWRFLLIDNFGIVNQLLFELGIIQSPDQIQWLSDPDIALFSVALPDIWLTTSFITLVLFAGLQNIPGDVVEAARIDGANYWRLLVSVIIPLLRPVIAVALIVRGIDAARAFDIILIQTDGGPQGSTTTLSLLIYRTLTRFGDPGLASAMGTVYLIAMLAVSIAAIALIWRPGGNAR; from the coding sequence ATGCTCCCGGCCGCGATCTTCCTCGCGGTGTTCGTGGGCTGGCCGCTCGTGAAGTTCGTCACCGACAGCTTCTTCGAGATCTCGCCGATCGCCGGCGGGCCCCGGGAGTTCGTCGGGTTCGAGAACTACGCCACGGCGTTCGGGTCCGAGGCCTTCCAGGAGGCCGCGTGGCGCACGGTCGTCTACACGGTCATCGTCGTCACGGCGGAGTTCGTGCTCGGCCTCGCGGTGGCACTGCTCTTCACCTCGCTCGGGCGCCGGTCGAACGCCTTCCGCACGCTGTTCATGTACCCGCTCATGATCGCGCCGGTCGTCGCGGGCCTGCTGTGGCGGTTCCTGCTGATCGACAACTTCGGCATCGTCAACCAGCTCCTCTTCGAATTGGGCATCATCCAGAGCCCCGACCAGATCCAGTGGCTGAGCGACCCCGACATCGCGCTGTTCTCGGTCGCGCTGCCCGACATCTGGCTGACGACCTCGTTCATCACGCTCGTGCTGTTCGCGGGCCTGCAGAACATCCCCGGCGACGTGGTCGAGGCCGCGCGCATCGACGGTGCGAACTACTGGCGACTGCTCGTGAGCGTCATCATCCCGCTGCTGCGACCCGTCATCGCCGTCGCGCTCATCGTCCGCGGCATCGACGCCGCGCGCGCCTTCGACATCATCCTCATCCAGACGGATGGCGGGCCCCAGGGCTCGACGACCACGCTCAGCCTGCTCATCTACCGCACGCTCACGCGCTTCGGCGACCCCGGTCTCGCGAGCGCGATGGGCACGGTCTACCTCATCGCGATGCTGGCGGTCTCGATCGCCGCGATCGCCCTGATCTGGCGCCCGGGAGGGAACGCACGATGA
- a CDS encoding carbohydrate ABC transporter permease: MNPLETRGRVSRVILWALLAFAIVLYGFPFAYLLLTSFKTPLDAIAVPPTVMPEVWTLENYVSALSRQGVPAALVNSVITAVISTVLSLVLAVPAAYAITRFRTPSGRVFIVAALVTRMVPTIAVGAPLVEVMRNLGLTDTSFGLALAHTTISLPLSIWLMASFFEAVPDELDEAAKVDGCSRLQALWRVVIPVVTGGLAVTAIFAFLASWNEFLFALLLTSVRAQTTPIVIANFQTQFGLDWGGMTALAAVYSVPVILLTLLLQRHIVAGLTLGAVKG, translated from the coding sequence ATGAACCCGCTCGAGACCCGCGGACGCGTGAGCCGCGTCATCCTCTGGGCCCTGCTCGCCTTCGCGATCGTGCTCTACGGCTTCCCGTTCGCGTACCTGCTGCTCACCTCGTTCAAGACTCCGCTCGACGCGATCGCCGTGCCGCCGACGGTCATGCCTGAGGTGTGGACGCTCGAGAACTACGTGTCGGCGCTCAGCCGGCAGGGCGTTCCCGCGGCGCTCGTCAACAGCGTCATCACCGCCGTGATCTCGACCGTGCTGTCGCTCGTGCTCGCGGTGCCGGCGGCGTACGCGATCACCCGCTTCCGCACCCCGAGCGGCCGCGTGTTCATCGTCGCGGCCCTCGTGACCCGGATGGTGCCGACGATCGCCGTGGGCGCGCCGCTCGTCGAGGTCATGCGTAACCTCGGCCTCACCGACACGTCCTTCGGCCTGGCCCTCGCGCATACGACGATCTCGCTGCCGCTGTCGATCTGGCTCATGGCGAGCTTCTTCGAGGCGGTGCCCGACGAGCTCGACGAGGCCGCCAAGGTCGACGGCTGCTCACGGCTGCAGGCGCTCTGGCGCGTCGTGATTCCCGTCGTCACGGGCGGTCTGGCCGTGACCGCGATCTTCGCGTTCCTCGCGTCGTGGAACGAATTCCTGTTCGCGCTGCTCCTCACGAGCGTGCGCGCGCAGACGACGCCCATCGTGATCGCGAACTTCCAGACGCAGTTCGGCCTCGACTGGGGCGGGATGACGGCGCTCGCCGCGGTCTACTCCGTTCCCGTCATCCTGCTCACCCTGCTCCTCCAGCGCCACATCGTCGCCGGGCTCACGCTCGGCGCGGTCAAGGGCTGA